Proteins encoded by one window of Astatotilapia calliptera chromosome 13, fAstCal1.2, whole genome shotgun sequence:
- the mrpl14 gene encoding large ribosomal subunit protein uL14m: MALPWLSRSLSGLLMETASLNCQRNFSVSAVAAAIQKMTRVRVVDNSSLGNTPYHRPPRVIHVYTKNGVGKVGDRVLLAIKGQKKKALIVGHKMPGERMAPRFDSNNVVLIEDNGNPTGTRIKVPVPTHLRKLEGDYSKVLAIANSFV; the protein is encoded by the exons ATGGCTCTTCCCTGGCTCTCAAGATCCCTTTCTGGGCTACTCATGGAGACGGCGTCCCTAAATTGTCAGAGGAATTTCAG TGTATCTGCTGTTGCTGCAGCCATTCAAAAAATGACAAGAGTACGTGTAGTGGACAACAGTTCTCTTGGAAATACTCCATATCACCGTCCTCCGAGAGTGATCCATGTCTACACCAAGAACGGCGTAGGAAAAGTTGGTGACAGAGTGTTACTTGCCATtaaaggacaaaagaagaaggcGCTTATCGTTGGACACAAAATGCCTGGAGAGCGGATGGCTCCACGCTTTGATTCTAACAATGTTGTACTCATTGAGGACAATGGGAACCCCACAGGAACAAGGATTAAAGTCCCTGTACCCACACATCTACGTAAACTAGAGGGAGATTACTCTAAAGTATTGGCAATTGCCAATTCATTTGTCTAA
- the LOC113034579 gene encoding calpain-1 catalytic subunit-like: MYSVGGISASIYANRLRAEGMGSKDQAVHFAGQDYEALKQECLESGCLFEDPYFPAEPPSLGFKELAPYSSKTKDVEWMRPTELTQDPQFIVGGATRTDICQGALGDCWLLAAIASLTLNEKLLHRVVPHGQSFQDDYAGIFHFQFWQFGEWVDVVIDDRLPVKDGELMFVHSAEGNEFWSALLEKAYAKLNGSYEALSGGSTTEGFEDFTGGVSEMYELRRAPRDLYRIIGKALERGSLLGCSIDITSAFDMEAVTFKKLVKGHAYSVTGLKEVNFHGNTERLIRIRNPWGQVEWTGAWSDNSPEWDQIDPSEREDLHLQMEDGEFWMSFSDFIRQFSRLEICNLTPDALSDDSLSHWNTIKFYGTWRRGSTAGGCRNHPNTFWINPQYKVTLLEEDDDPEDDEVACSFLVALMQKDRRRYRRQGQDMHTIGFALYEIPEEYRGCQNVHLKKNFFLSHSSCARSETFINLREVSTRLRLPPGEYLIVPSTFEAGKEADFVLRVFTEKQSETEELDDEVSADLGEDEEITEDDIDDSFKAMFAQLAGEDMEISIHELRTILNRVVARHKDLKTDGFSMESCRTMVNLMDKDGSARLGLVEFQILWNKIRKWLVVFRQFDLDKSGAMSSYEMRLAVEAAGFKLNNRLLQILVARYAENEMIDFDSFICCLVKLEAMFRSFRKFDEAGSGEAEMTLTEWLYLTMCG, encoded by the exons ATGTATTCAGTTGGAGGGATATCTGCAAGCATATATGCCAACAGGCTCCGGGCAGAAGGGATGGGTTCCAAGGACCAAGCTGTGCACTTTGCGGGCCAGGATTACGAGGCACTGAAGCAGGAATGTCTGGAGTCAGGCTGCCTGTTTGAAGACCCCTATTTCCCTGCCGAGCCTCCATCTCTGGGCTTTAAGGAACTTGCCCCCTATTCCTCTAAAACAAAGGATGTGGAGTGGATGAGGCCCACG gAACTAACACAAGACCCTCAGTTCATCGTTGGTGGTGCAACCAGAACAGACATCTGTCAGGGAGCACTGG gtGACTGCTGGCTCTTAGCAGCCATTGCTTCTCTCACGCTGaatgagaagcttcttcatcgGGTTGTCCCACACGGTCAGTCCTTCCAAGACGACTATGCAGGAATCTTCCACTTTCAG TTCTGGCAGTTTGGCGAATGGGTAGATGTCGTGATTGATGACAGGTTGCCAGTAAAGGATGGGGAGCTAATGTTTGTCCATTCAGCTGAGGGTAATGAATTCTGGAGTGCACTCCTGGAGAAAGCTTATGCTAA GCTGAATGGCTCCTATGAGGCTTTGTCTGGAGGGAGCACCACTGAAGGGTTTGAGGACTTCACTGGTGGTGTGTCTGAGATGTATGAGCTCCGCCGAGCTCCAAGAGATCTCTACAGGATAATTGGCAAAGCGCTGGAGAGAGGCTCCCTGCTGGGCTGCTCCATCGAT atCACCAGTGCCTTTGACATGGAGGCTGTTACATTCAAGAAGCTTGTGAAAGGCCACGCCTACTCAGTCACTGGGCTGAAGGAG GTTAATTTCCATGGCAACACCGAACGCCTCATCCGAATACGTAACCCTTGGGGCCAGGTGGAGTGGACTGGTGCATGGAGTGACAA TTCTCCTGAATGGGATCAGATCGACCCTTCTGAACGAGAAGACTTGCATCTGCAGATGGAAGATGGCGAGTTTTG GATGTCCTTCAGTGATTTCATCAGGCAGTTTTCTCGACTAGAGATCTGCAACTTGACTCCAGATGCTCTGAGTGACGACAGCCTGAGCCACTGGAACACCATCAAGTTCTACGGCACGTGGAGGAGAGGGAGCACCGCCGGGGGCTGCAGGAACCATCCCA ACACGTTTTGGATCAACCCTCAGTATAAGGTCACGCTGCTGGAGGAGGACGACGACCCAGAGGACGATGAGGTGGCGTGCAGTTTTTTAGTAGCCCTCATGCAGAAAGACCGGCGCAGATATCGACGTCAAGGTCAAGACATGCACACCATTGGCTTTGCTCTGTATGAG ATTCCAGAAGAG TACAGAGGCTGCCAAAATGTCCATTTGAAGAAGAATTTCTTTTTGAGCCATTCCTCCTGTGCTCGCTCGGAAACCTTCATCAACCTCCGGGAGGTGAGCACACGGCTCCGTCTGCCTCCAGGAGAGTACCTCATCGTTCCCTCCACCTTTGAGGCCGGTAAAGAGGCCGACTTTGTCCTAAGGGTGTTCACTGAGAAGCAGTCAGAGACCGA AGAGCTGGATGATGAAGTCTCTGCCGATTTGGGAGAGGAT GAAGAAATAACTGAAGATGACATTGATGACTCTTTTAAGGCCATGTTTGCTCAACTTGCAGGAGAG GACATGGAGATTTCTATTCATGAGCTGAGGACTATTCTAAACAGAGTCGTCGCCCGGC acaaagacctgaagACCGATGGCTTCAGTATGGAGTCTTGTAGGACCATGGTGAACCTGATGGAT AAAGATGGTAGTGCTCGTTTAGGACTTGTGGAGTTTCAGATCCTCTGGAACAAGATCCGAAAGTGGCTG GTCGTTTTCAGACAATTCGACCTCGACAAGTCAGGGGCCATGAGCTCATATGAGATGCGACTTGCTGTGGAAGCAGCAG GTTTCAAGCTGAATAATCGACTCCTCCAGATTCTGGTGGCCCGGTATGCAGAGAATGAGATGATTGACTTTGACAGCTTCATATGCTGCTTGGTTAAGCTTGAAGCCATGTTTA GGTCTTTCCGAAAATTTGACGAGGCAGGATCAGGAGAGGCAGAGATGACCCTGACAGAG TGGCTTTATCTGACCATGTGTGGTTGA